In Arthrobacter sp. PAMC25284, a single genomic region encodes these proteins:
- a CDS encoding aspartate/glutamate racemase family protein has translation MKLLVINPNISDDVTALIESEASRSASAGTELVVRTAGHGVEYIETRFESLIAAGAVAEIIAEYTQVPGLIDGVVVAAFGDPGMPALKELADVPIIGITEAALCAAALQGHRFSIIAISDRIRPWYLDCVERFGLGGRLASIRSINESLNGIGSVQQDFKETLLALSRQAVAEDGADVVILAGAPLAGLARELRGQIGVPVVDGIAAGIRMAEAVVALDSGPHRAGAFAPPPAKDRRGLTKALDAALTTAQNAARSGSLQPVTPVPAN, from the coding sequence ATGAAACTTCTTGTCATCAACCCGAACATCAGCGACGACGTCACCGCGCTGATCGAGTCGGAAGCCTCACGCTCCGCCTCCGCAGGAACCGAACTCGTGGTCCGTACCGCCGGCCATGGCGTGGAGTACATCGAAACCCGATTTGAATCCCTGATCGCAGCCGGCGCCGTGGCCGAAATCATTGCCGAATATACCCAGGTCCCGGGCCTGATCGACGGCGTCGTCGTGGCTGCCTTCGGCGATCCGGGCATGCCGGCGCTGAAAGAACTCGCCGATGTCCCCATTATTGGGATCACCGAGGCGGCCCTCTGCGCAGCCGCCCTGCAGGGTCACCGCTTCTCCATCATCGCCATCTCGGACCGGATCCGGCCCTGGTACCTGGACTGCGTGGAACGCTTCGGTCTGGGCGGCCGGCTGGCGTCGATCCGCTCCATCAACGAGTCCCTGAACGGCATTGGTTCAGTGCAGCAGGACTTCAAGGAGACGCTGCTGGCACTCAGCCGCCAGGCTGTCGCCGAGGACGGGGCCGACGTCGTCATCCTCGCCGGGGCGCCGCTCGCCGGCCTGGCCCGCGAACTCCGCGGGCAGATTGGGGTTCCCGTGGTGGACGGTATCGCCGCAGGCATCCGCATGGCGGAAGCCGTCGTCGCCCTGGATTCCGGCCCGCACCGCGCCGGCGCCTTCGCGCCGCCGCCCGCGAAGGACCGCCGCGGCCTCACCAAGGCCCTGGACGCAGCCCTCACCACCGCGCAGAACGCCGCACGCAGCGGCAGCCTGCAGCCGGTCACGCCCGTACCGGCCAACTAG
- a CDS encoding GntR family transcriptional regulator — MLAAEESQDKERPLREAVRDTLRTRIFEGHYVPGTRLVERDLAAEFNVSRLPIREALRMLRQEGLISDRGARGVEVSTLSRKDVEDLFDVRQSLEVLACRLAAARATAEDLGGLKDLLDEADRCLAKGAIMEAHRANSEFHDAITRIADNGFLKSALEPLQGRMHWLFRHVSDLPELIEEHRSLYAAVASGDPDRAAIQSASHIGKYRDQFPEDFSRTEPTLHRKNL, encoded by the coding sequence ATGCTTGCCGCAGAAGAATCCCAGGACAAAGAACGACCCCTCCGCGAGGCCGTCCGGGATACTCTCCGTACCAGGATCTTTGAAGGGCATTACGTTCCCGGCACCAGGCTGGTGGAGCGCGACCTTGCCGCCGAATTCAACGTCTCGCGCCTTCCCATCCGGGAAGCACTGCGAATGCTGCGCCAGGAAGGCCTCATCAGTGACCGGGGCGCCCGGGGAGTCGAAGTCAGTACGCTGAGCCGTAAGGACGTAGAGGACCTCTTCGACGTCCGGCAGTCACTGGAGGTGCTGGCCTGCCGCCTGGCCGCGGCCCGCGCCACCGCCGAAGACCTCGGCGGGCTCAAAGACTTGCTGGACGAGGCCGACCGCTGCCTCGCCAAGGGGGCGATCATGGAGGCCCACCGGGCAAACAGCGAATTCCACGATGCCATCACCCGGATCGCGGACAACGGCTTCCTCAAATCCGCGCTCGAACCGCTCCAGGGCCGGATGCATTGGCTTTTCCGCCATGTCAGTGACCTGCCTGAACTCATTGAAGAGCACCGATCCCTCTATGCCGCCGTCGCCAGCGGGGACCCGGACCGCGCAGCCATTCAATCGGCGTCGCACATCGGCAAATATCGTGACCAGTTCCCGGAGGATTTCAGCCGGACAGAACCCACCCTTCATCGGAAGAACCTATGA
- a CDS encoding MFS transporter — protein MASSTPSGCTNPSVAAVPPSSTPARPWVPALGGILIAGLIAATGSWRSAFIIAGAATVLMGIAVWWYVRDNPRQHPGVNDAEAEYLEASHAAEDAEAELGGSKGKRALLPYLRFRSFWAMCFGWLGFNGVFYGLLTWGPLYLAQAKGFDLKTIGWSTFLIFGAGFVGEILGGTIADKWRNSGASANLVMRTLLGISSVVVIGGLIGVTVVADSTTAVILLSVVMFFLRWVGLFWSIPSILGGRTNAGVLGGAMNFSGNIAGFVTPIAVGLIVGATGSYTWALLYFVGSAIIMGASVLTLNYNKRLPV, from the coding sequence GTGGCAAGCTCAACGCCATCTGGATGCACAAATCCGAGCGTGGCCGCGGTGCCACCATCCTCGACGCCGGCGCGCCCCTGGGTGCCGGCCCTGGGCGGCATCCTCATCGCCGGACTGATCGCCGCCACGGGCAGCTGGCGGAGCGCGTTCATCATCGCCGGCGCAGCCACCGTGCTGATGGGCATCGCCGTCTGGTGGTACGTCCGCGACAACCCCCGTCAGCACCCCGGGGTCAACGACGCCGAAGCTGAATATCTCGAGGCTTCCCACGCCGCGGAGGATGCTGAGGCCGAACTGGGCGGCAGCAAGGGCAAGCGCGCGCTTCTGCCTTACCTGCGGTTCCGGTCTTTCTGGGCCATGTGCTTCGGCTGGCTGGGCTTCAACGGCGTTTTTTACGGCTTGCTGACCTGGGGGCCGCTGTACCTGGCCCAGGCCAAGGGGTTTGACCTCAAGACCATCGGCTGGTCCACCTTCCTCATCTTCGGGGCCGGCTTCGTCGGAGAGATCCTCGGCGGCACCATCGCGGATAAGTGGCGCAACTCCGGAGCCTCGGCCAACCTCGTGATGCGGACACTCCTTGGCATCTCCAGCGTCGTGGTGATCGGTGGCCTCATCGGAGTTACCGTTGTTGCCGACTCGACGACCGCCGTGATCCTGCTGTCCGTCGTGATGTTCTTCCTCCGCTGGGTAGGCCTGTTCTGGAGTATCCCCTCCATCCTCGGCGGCCGGACGAACGCCGGCGTCCTGGGTGGCGCCATGAATTTCAGCGGCAACATTGCCGGCTTCGTCACCCCGATAGCAGTGGGCCTGATCGTGGGCGCCACCGGTTCCTACACCTGGGCACTCCTGTACTTCGTGGGATCCGCGATCATCATGGGCGCCTCGGTGCTGACGCTGAACTACAACAAGCGCCTGCCTGTCTAA
- a CDS encoding succinylglutamate desuccinylase/aspartoacylase family protein, whose protein sequence is MIRSTSPDQLTGTLIVIPSANYPAVAAGTRVSPIDNGNLNRSYPGEADAEPTRQAAHFISRSLLPRADLVLDLHSGGSNSTYVPSMFLYRGPSQALWRRKVAAARAMALPYAVVVPPRLEPGSLSSAGDDAGILTLSTEPGGGGTVDRAVLTQAQNGLTALLVSEGVLRPGHSPADPGPERPGTIWIELVADSAVTTTVGGLFEPLVDPGEFVRAGTPVGRVHFLDELERPAAVFQAAVDGIVAIIRHPTFVRPGCHLVHVAPLLGEPQD, encoded by the coding sequence TTGATCCGGTCCACTTCCCCGGACCAGCTCACGGGAACCCTAATCGTCATTCCGTCTGCCAACTACCCCGCCGTCGCGGCGGGGACCCGCGTCTCCCCCATCGATAATGGCAACCTGAACAGGAGCTATCCGGGAGAAGCCGACGCCGAACCCACGCGTCAAGCGGCCCATTTCATTTCCCGCAGCCTTCTGCCGAGAGCCGACCTCGTCCTTGACCTGCATTCCGGCGGGAGTAATTCCACCTATGTTCCCAGCATGTTTCTCTACCGCGGACCCAGCCAGGCGCTTTGGCGGCGGAAGGTGGCGGCAGCCCGCGCGATGGCCCTGCCCTATGCGGTCGTGGTTCCGCCCCGGCTCGAACCGGGATCGCTCAGCAGCGCCGGTGACGACGCCGGAATCCTGACGTTGTCCACCGAGCCGGGCGGCGGCGGGACCGTGGACCGGGCGGTGTTGACCCAGGCACAGAACGGTCTCACCGCACTGCTCGTCAGTGAGGGCGTCCTGCGCCCGGGGCACTCCCCTGCCGATCCCGGCCCGGAAAGACCCGGGACGATCTGGATCGAGCTGGTGGCCGACTCAGCCGTCACGACAACCGTGGGTGGCTTGTTCGAGCCGCTGGTTGATCCGGGCGAGTTCGTGCGGGCGGGGACTCCCGTGGGCCGGGTCCACTTCCTCGATGAGCTGGAGCGTCCCGCGGCAGTGTTCCAGGCAGCCGTCGACGGTATCGTCGCGATCATCCGCCACCCCACCTTCGTGCGGCCAGGCTGCCATCTGGTGCACGTGGCTCCCCTGCTGGGGGAACCGCAGGACTAA
- a CDS encoding peroxiredoxin yields MNPNPTPQNTSVKLMPGTPAPDFTLINSLGQPVSLADFRGRNVIVYFYPKAASPGCTTEACDFRDSLASLKSSGYEVLGISPDSPADLADFTGDQGLTFPLLADEDYAVALAYGAWGEKLLNGEVTEGLVRSTVVVDPQGNVALAQYQVIAKGHVAELKAALGL; encoded by the coding sequence ATGAACCCCAATCCCACCCCCCAGAACACCTCCGTGAAGCTCATGCCGGGCACGCCTGCGCCGGACTTCACCCTGATCAACTCCCTCGGCCAGCCGGTTTCGCTGGCGGACTTTCGGGGCCGGAACGTCATCGTGTACTTCTACCCGAAGGCCGCGAGCCCGGGCTGCACGACCGAGGCGTGCGATTTCCGCGATAGCCTCGCCTCGCTGAAAAGTTCCGGTTATGAAGTCCTGGGCATCTCCCCGGATTCCCCGGCGGACCTCGCCGACTTCACCGGTGACCAAGGGCTCACTTTCCCGCTTCTGGCCGACGAGGATTACGCCGTGGCCCTTGCCTACGGCGCGTGGGGCGAGAAACTGCTTAACGGCGAGGTTACTGAAGGCCTTGTCCGGTCCACAGTCGTCGTGGATCCCCAGGGCAACGTCGCCCTCGCTCAGTACCAGGTCATCGCCAAGGGACACGTGGCAGAGCTGAAGGCGGCCCTGGGCCTCTAG
- a CDS encoding winged helix-turn-helix domain-containing protein, with product MAVQAHAPSPAAASDRRPGALLHRPGRKHSPRGLAIWVESSCADEAAMVHAAEVLLARVLRFVPEAEVHHWPASGTAQPDSSPGAGAGAGIDDESTGAEDTDLPPRSGSGPRTVSVDLATGTVHVDEWPVTLTGVEFRLLRYLVENCSRPIARSELQEFLESLDFPGCAPRSIDVYVARVRRKLGGARYTIATIRGGGYQFIPGPYAKVRGPAEYSI from the coding sequence ATGGCTGTCCAAGCCCATGCCCCCAGTCCGGCGGCAGCCTCGGACCGGCGCCCCGGCGCATTGCTGCACCGGCCGGGCAGGAAACACTCGCCCAGGGGTCTGGCGATCTGGGTTGAATCGTCCTGCGCAGATGAAGCAGCCATGGTTCACGCGGCCGAGGTTCTGCTGGCGCGCGTACTGAGATTTGTTCCGGAGGCGGAAGTCCATCATTGGCCTGCCTCCGGAACAGCCCAACCCGATTCCTCGCCCGGAGCCGGAGCCGGGGCCGGGATCGATGACGAGAGCACGGGGGCCGAGGACACCGACCTGCCGCCCCGGTCCGGCTCCGGCCCCCGCACGGTGTCCGTCGACCTCGCCACCGGAACAGTCCACGTTGATGAGTGGCCTGTGACGCTGACCGGCGTCGAATTCAGGCTCCTGCGCTACCTGGTGGAAAACTGCTCACGGCCGATAGCCCGCAGCGAACTCCAGGAGTTCCTGGAGTCGCTGGATTTCCCGGGGTGCGCCCCGCGGTCCATTGACGTGTATGTGGCCCGAGTGCGCCGGAAGCTGGGCGGGGCCAGGTACACGATCGCCACGATTCGCGGCGGCGGCTACCAGTTCATCCCGGGCCCCTACGCCAAAGTGCGCGGACCCGCCGAATACTCCATCTAA
- the allB gene encoding allantoinase AllB: MPEERYDLVVRGRRVLTTAGIAAREVGIRGGRIVAIEPLGNALAGAEVIDLADDETMIPGLVDTHVHVNEPGRTEWEGFASATRAAAAGGVTTIIDMPLNSVPPTTTVENLKLKREVAADQAFVDVGFWGGAIPGNLADLRPLHDEGVFGFKCFLLHSGVDEFPHLEADEMETDMAELKSFDSLMIVHAEDSHAIDRAPHPGGDHYATFLSSRPRGAENKAIAEVIERARWTGARAHILHLSSSDALPMIASAKRDGVHLTVETCPHYLTLMAEEIPDGATAYKCCPPIREASNRELLWKGLQDGTIDCIVSDHSPSTLDLKDLENGDFAVAWGGVSSLQLGLSLIWTEARHRGIPLEQVISWMAAKPAALARLATKGQLALGYDADFSIFAPDDAYVVDVTKLQHKNPITPYDGKALSGVVRKTYLRGQQINNQTPHGTLLRRGGI, from the coding sequence GTGCCTGAAGAACGCTATGACTTGGTTGTTCGTGGTCGGCGTGTGTTGACGACGGCGGGGATCGCGGCGCGTGAGGTAGGGATCCGGGGTGGGCGGATTGTTGCGATTGAGCCGTTGGGTAATGCCCTGGCCGGGGCGGAGGTCATTGATTTGGCCGATGACGAGACGATGATCCCGGGTCTGGTGGATACCCATGTCCATGTCAACGAACCGGGCCGGACGGAGTGGGAAGGGTTCGCGTCCGCGACCCGGGCCGCCGCGGCCGGTGGCGTGACGACGATCATCGATATGCCGTTGAACTCGGTCCCGCCGACCACCACGGTCGAGAACCTCAAACTCAAACGCGAGGTCGCCGCGGATCAGGCGTTCGTGGACGTCGGGTTCTGGGGCGGGGCGATCCCGGGGAACCTGGCGGATCTCCGGCCCCTCCATGACGAGGGGGTGTTCGGGTTCAAGTGCTTCCTGCTCCACTCCGGGGTCGATGAGTTCCCGCACCTGGAGGCCGATGAAATGGAAACGGACATGGCCGAGTTGAAGTCCTTCGACTCGCTCATGATCGTCCACGCCGAGGATTCCCACGCGATCGACCGGGCCCCGCACCCGGGCGGGGACCACTACGCGACCTTCCTCTCCTCCCGCCCGCGCGGGGCCGAGAACAAGGCCATCGCCGAAGTCATCGAACGCGCCCGCTGGACCGGGGCCAGGGCGCACATCCTGCACCTGTCCTCCTCGGACGCGCTGCCGATGATCGCTTCGGCCAAACGCGACGGCGTGCACCTGACCGTGGAGACCTGCCCGCACTATTTGACCCTGATGGCCGAGGAAATCCCGGACGGTGCGACCGCGTACAAATGCTGCCCGCCGATCCGGGAGGCCTCGAACCGGGAACTGCTCTGGAAAGGCCTGCAGGACGGGACCATCGACTGCATCGTCTCGGACCACTCACCCTCGACCCTGGACCTGAAAGACCTCGAAAACGGCGACTTCGCCGTCGCCTGGGGCGGGGTGTCCTCCCTCCAGCTCGGCCTGTCCCTGATCTGGACCGAAGCCCGGCACCGCGGGATCCCCCTGGAACAAGTGATCTCCTGGATGGCCGCCAAACCCGCCGCACTCGCCCGCCTCGCCACCAAAGGCCAGCTCGCCCTCGGCTACGACGCGGACTTCTCCATCTTCGCCCCCGACGACGCCTACGTCGTGGACGTGACCAAACTCCAGCACAAAAACCCCATCACCCCCTACGACGGCAAAGCACTCTCCGGCGTCGTACGCAAAACCTACCTCCGCGGCCAGCAAATCAACAACCAGACCCCCCACGGCACCCTCCTGCGCCGCGGCGGCATCTAA
- a CDS encoding glycerate kinase, giving the protein MRVVIAPDKFKGSLSAPDIVTHLTTGLQSVKQTAGQVLDVDGIPVADGGEGTLDAAVGSGFTRRSAVVSGPTGEPLEAEFAVRGREAVIEMATASGLAVLPGGTKDALGATSLGTGQLIRAALDAGCRKIILGVGGSANTDGGAGVLQGLGARFMDTDGNQLRAGGAALAGLKWIDFSDFDPRLEDTRFVLASDVDNPLLGPDGAAAVFGPQKGASSEDVRTLDAALARYVEVLGEELGSRALKAAEAPGAGAAGGVGYAAIAVLAASRRPGIDVVLEFTDLAHRLVGADLVITGEGSLDEQSLLGKTPMGVARAAALAGVPIIAVCGRTTLTAEQLSAAGFQATFALTSIEDDVETCINEAGRLLEQLGTAIGGQLGPDSPWFQPMNTTSSKETLSA; this is encoded by the coding sequence ATGCGAGTGGTCATAGCACCGGACAAGTTCAAGGGCTCACTATCGGCCCCGGACATCGTCACCCACCTCACAACGGGTCTTCAATCCGTGAAACAGACTGCCGGGCAGGTCCTGGACGTGGACGGCATCCCCGTGGCCGACGGCGGCGAGGGCACCCTCGACGCCGCCGTCGGCTCCGGCTTCACCCGCCGCAGCGCCGTCGTCAGCGGCCCGACGGGCGAGCCGCTTGAGGCCGAATTCGCCGTGCGGGGCCGCGAAGCGGTCATTGAAATGGCGACGGCGTCAGGACTCGCCGTGTTGCCCGGCGGCACGAAGGATGCCCTGGGGGCAACGTCCCTGGGCACCGGGCAGCTGATCCGGGCGGCCCTGGACGCCGGTTGTCGCAAGATCATCCTTGGTGTCGGCGGAAGCGCCAACACCGACGGCGGAGCCGGGGTGCTGCAAGGTCTGGGTGCGCGCTTCATGGATACGGACGGAAACCAGCTTCGGGCCGGCGGGGCTGCCCTGGCCGGGCTGAAGTGGATTGATTTCTCCGATTTCGATCCACGGCTGGAGGACACCAGGTTCGTGCTGGCCAGCGACGTCGACAATCCGCTGCTTGGCCCGGACGGCGCGGCGGCAGTGTTTGGCCCGCAAAAGGGGGCCTCCAGTGAGGACGTCCGCACGCTCGACGCCGCACTGGCACGCTACGTGGAGGTGCTCGGCGAGGAGCTGGGCTCCCGGGCGCTGAAGGCTGCGGAAGCCCCGGGCGCCGGGGCCGCAGGCGGCGTCGGCTATGCCGCGATTGCGGTCCTCGCCGCTTCCCGCCGGCCGGGAATCGACGTTGTCCTGGAATTTACCGACCTCGCACACCGGCTGGTCGGGGCGGACCTCGTGATCACCGGCGAAGGCAGCCTGGACGAACAAAGCCTGCTCGGCAAAACCCCTATGGGAGTAGCGCGCGCGGCGGCGCTGGCCGGCGTCCCGATCATCGCCGTCTGCGGCCGCACCACGCTGACGGCGGAGCAGTTGAGCGCCGCAGGATTCCAGGCGACGTTTGCCTTGACCTCAATTGAAGACGACGTGGAAACGTGCATCAACGAAGCCGGCCGTCTTCTCGAACAACTTGGAACCGCCATCGGCGGCCAGCTCGGTCCTGATTCCCCCTGGTTCCAGCCCATGAACACCACATCCTCGAAGGAGACCCTCAGTGCCTGA
- the gcl gene encoding glyoxylate carboligase encodes MTKMRTVDAAVAILAKEGAIEAFGLPGAAINPFYSAMREHGGIRHTLARHVEGASHMADGYSRAKDGNIGICIGTSGPAGTDMITGLYAAWADSIPMLCITGQAPVAKLHKEDFQAVDIESIAKPVTKMAMTVLEPGQIPGAFQKAFQLMRSGRPGPVLLDLPFDVQMAEIEFDIDTYEPLPVEKPKASRKQLEKALDMLTAAQHPLIVAGGGVINASASAQLVELAELLNIPVIPTLMGWGSIPDDHRLMAGMVGLQTSHRYGNETMLASDFVIGIGNRWANRHTGGLDTYTSGRKFVHIDIEPTQIGRVFSPDLGIASDAGAALDGLLELARERKSAGTLPDYSAWVDECIKRKGSLQRKTHFENVPIKPQRVYEEMNKSFGKDTTYVTTIGLSQIAGAQMLHVFGPRKWINAGQAGPLGWTGPAALGVVRGKPGETVVALSGDYDFQFMIEELAVGAQFNLPYVHVVVNNSYLGLIRQSQRGFKMEQNVSLAFDNINSPETNGYGVDHLKVAEGLGCKAIRVEDPKDLPAAFDKAKALMSEFSVPVVVEVILEKITNISMGTEIDAVNEFEELAARGEDAPTAIIALLD; translated from the coding sequence ATGACGAAGATGCGCACCGTAGACGCAGCCGTCGCCATCCTGGCAAAGGAGGGCGCTATTGAGGCGTTCGGCCTGCCAGGTGCAGCGATCAACCCCTTCTACTCGGCGATGCGGGAGCACGGCGGTATCCGCCACACGCTCGCCCGGCACGTGGAAGGCGCCTCCCACATGGCCGACGGGTATTCCCGTGCCAAGGACGGCAACATCGGCATCTGCATCGGCACGTCCGGCCCCGCCGGCACCGACATGATCACCGGACTCTACGCAGCCTGGGCGGACTCCATCCCCATGCTGTGCATCACCGGCCAGGCCCCCGTCGCCAAGCTGCACAAGGAAGACTTCCAGGCCGTGGACATCGAATCCATCGCCAAGCCGGTCACCAAGATGGCCATGACGGTGCTCGAGCCCGGCCAGATCCCGGGTGCCTTCCAGAAGGCATTCCAGCTCATGCGCTCCGGCCGCCCCGGCCCCGTGCTGCTGGACCTGCCGTTCGACGTGCAGATGGCCGAGATCGAGTTCGACATCGACACCTACGAGCCCCTCCCGGTCGAAAAGCCCAAGGCCAGCCGCAAGCAGCTGGAAAAGGCGCTGGACATGCTCACCGCAGCCCAGCACCCGCTGATCGTGGCCGGCGGCGGCGTGATCAACGCTTCGGCCTCGGCGCAGCTCGTTGAACTGGCCGAGCTGCTCAACATCCCGGTCATCCCCACCCTGATGGGCTGGGGATCCATCCCGGACGACCACCGCCTGATGGCCGGCATGGTGGGCCTGCAGACCTCCCACCGCTACGGCAACGAGACCATGCTGGCCTCGGACTTCGTGATCGGGATCGGCAACCGCTGGGCCAACCGCCACACCGGCGGACTGGACACCTACACGTCCGGCCGCAAGTTTGTGCACATCGACATCGAGCCGACCCAGATCGGCCGCGTCTTCTCCCCGGACCTGGGCATCGCCTCCGACGCCGGCGCGGCGCTGGACGGGCTCCTGGAGCTCGCCCGGGAACGCAAGTCAGCCGGCACTTTGCCGGACTACAGTGCCTGGGTCGATGAGTGCATCAAGCGCAAGGGCTCCCTGCAGCGCAAGACGCACTTTGAGAACGTACCGATCAAGCCGCAGCGTGTTTACGAGGAAATGAACAAGTCCTTCGGCAAGGACACCACCTACGTGACCACGATCGGCCTCTCACAGATCGCCGGCGCCCAGATGCTGCACGTCTTCGGGCCCCGCAAATGGATCAACGCCGGCCAGGCCGGCCCGCTGGGCTGGACCGGACCCGCCGCGCTCGGCGTGGTCCGCGGCAAGCCGGGCGAGACCGTCGTCGCCCTCTCCGGTGACTACGATTTCCAGTTCATGATCGAAGAACTGGCCGTTGGCGCACAGTTCAACCTCCCGTACGTGCACGTGGTGGTGAACAACTCGTACCTGGGCCTGATCCGCCAGTCCCAGCGCGGCTTCAAGATGGAACAGAACGTGTCCCTGGCGTTCGATAACATCAACTCCCCGGAGACCAACGGCTACGGCGTGGACCACCTGAAGGTCGCCGAAGGCCTGGGCTGCAAGGCCATCCGGGTGGAAGACCCCAAGGACCTGCCGGCTGCCTTCGACAAGGCCAAGGCGCTCATGAGCGAGTTCAGCGTCCCCGTGGTGGTCGAAGTGATCCTGGAAAAGATCACCAACATCTCCATGGGCACCGAGATCGACGCAGTCAATGAGTTCGAGGAACTCGCCGCACGCGGCGAGGACGCACCGACGGCCATCATCGCCCTGCTGGACTAA
- a CDS encoding 2-hydroxy-3-oxopropionate reductase, protein MSNVTVIGLGIMGLPMAINLVKAGHSVTGFNRSQDKIDALIAEGGQGATSIADAVKEADVVITMVPDSPDVEGVVSGPEGLFANAKQGTLWIDASSIRPDVAKRLADDAKAAGIRALDAPVSGGEQGAITAALSIMVGGEAADFEAAQDVLNAVGKTIVHVGPAGSGQTVKAANQLIVAVNIQVLGEAVAFLEAYGVDTDAALKVLGGGLAGSKVLDQKGQKMLDRDFTPGFRLALHHKDMGIVTSAAREANVSLPLGALAAQLVAATVNQGDGGLDHSGLFKQTLQLSGRK, encoded by the coding sequence ATGAGCAACGTAACAGTCATCGGTCTCGGAATCATGGGCCTCCCCATGGCCATCAACCTCGTCAAGGCCGGCCACAGCGTCACCGGCTTCAACCGCAGCCAGGACAAAATCGACGCGCTGATCGCCGAGGGCGGCCAGGGTGCAACGAGCATCGCCGACGCCGTCAAGGAAGCTGACGTCGTCATCACGATGGTCCCGGACTCCCCGGACGTCGAAGGCGTCGTCTCCGGCCCCGAGGGCCTGTTCGCCAACGCGAAGCAGGGCACCCTCTGGATTGACGCGAGCAGCATCCGCCCCGACGTGGCCAAGCGGCTTGCGGACGATGCCAAGGCAGCCGGCATCCGCGCCCTGGATGCCCCGGTGTCCGGTGGCGAGCAGGGCGCCATCACCGCCGCGCTTTCCATCATGGTTGGCGGCGAAGCCGCCGACTTCGAAGCAGCACAGGACGTGCTCAATGCTGTGGGCAAGACCATCGTCCACGTGGGCCCGGCCGGCTCCGGCCAGACCGTCAAGGCAGCCAACCAGCTGATCGTCGCCGTCAACATCCAGGTCCTGGGTGAAGCCGTCGCCTTCCTCGAGGCCTACGGTGTCGACACCGATGCGGCACTCAAGGTCCTCGGCGGCGGCCTGGCCGGTTCCAAGGTCCTGGACCAGAAGGGCCAGAAGATGCTGGACCGCGACTTCACGCCCGGCTTCCGCCTCGCCCTGCACCACAAGGACATGGGTATCGTCACTTCGGCCGCCCGCGAAGCCAACGTCTCGCTTCCGCTCGGCGCCCTCGCCGCGCAGCTCGTCGCCGCCACCGTCAACCAGGGCGACGGCGGCCTCGACCACTCCGGACTGTTCAAGCAGACCCTCCAGCTCAGCGGCCGCAAGTAG
- a CDS encoding hydroxypyruvate isomerase family protein, translating into MTYTVNCSILLTELPLLERPAAAKAAGFDAVEFWWPFDTSVPSDTEVAKFEQAITDAGVQLSGLNFNAGNMPGGDRGLVSWPARSAEFLDNIDVVAGIGERLGCKAFNALYGNRVDGESAEKQDAVGAENLATAAAGVARIGGTVLLEPVSGAPRYPLLTAADALKVIARVKEESGADNVKLLADFYHLAVNGDDVAAVIEQHAKDFGHIQIADNPGRGAPGTGNLPLGEWISRSRELGYSGYIGLEYKEPAETAFTWAIRESAAN; encoded by the coding sequence ATGACGTATACCGTGAACTGCTCCATCCTGCTGACGGAACTGCCGCTCCTCGAGCGGCCCGCGGCCGCCAAGGCAGCCGGCTTTGACGCTGTCGAATTCTGGTGGCCGTTTGACACCTCAGTCCCTTCGGACACCGAGGTTGCGAAGTTCGAGCAGGCCATTACCGACGCCGGTGTCCAGCTTTCCGGCCTGAACTTCAACGCCGGAAACATGCCCGGAGGGGACCGTGGCCTGGTCTCATGGCCGGCCCGCTCGGCCGAGTTCCTGGATAACATCGACGTCGTCGCCGGCATCGGGGAGCGCCTCGGCTGCAAAGCTTTCAACGCCCTCTACGGCAACCGCGTCGATGGAGAGTCCGCCGAGAAGCAGGACGCCGTCGGCGCCGAGAACCTCGCAACCGCCGCCGCCGGAGTGGCCCGGATCGGCGGAACCGTCCTTCTGGAACCGGTCAGCGGAGCGCCGCGGTACCCGCTGCTCACCGCGGCCGATGCCTTGAAGGTTATCGCCAGGGTCAAGGAAGAGTCCGGCGCGGACAACGTCAAGCTCCTCGCAGACTTCTACCACCTGGCCGTCAACGGTGACGACGTCGCCGCCGTGATCGAACAGCACGCCAAGGACTTCGGCCACATCCAGATCGCCGACAACCCCGGCCGCGGAGCCCCCGGAACCGGCAACCTTCCGCTCGGCGAATGGATCTCCCGCAGCCGCGAACTTGGCTACTCGGGCTACATCGGCCTCGAATACAAAGAACCGGCCGAAACCGCGTTCACCTGGGCAATCCGCGAGTCCGCCGCAAACTGA